ACGCCGTACTCCATGGCCTCCTGGCAACCCGCGTCGACCGACGGGATGTACTCGCGCGGGATGCGACCACCAGTGACCTTGTTCACGAACTCGTAGCCACCGTCGACCTCTCCCCCACTGGGCTCGACGCTGATCTGGACCTTCGCGAACTGGCCGGACCCACCCGTCTGCTTCTTGTGGGTGTAGTCGACCTTCTCGACCGCCTTGGTGATCGTCTCGCGGTAGGCGACCTGCGGCTTGCCGACGTTCGCCTCGACCTTGAACTCGCGGCGCATCCGGTCGACCAGCACGTCGAGGTGCAGCTCGCCCATGCCGGCGATGATCGTCTGGCCGGTCTCCTCGTCGGTGCGGACCTGGAAGGTGGGGTCCTCCTCGGCCAACCGCTGGATCGCCGTGCCGAGCTTCTCCTGGTCGGCCTTGCTCTTGGGCTCGATCGCCACGTGGATGACGGGGGCCGGGAAGGTCATCGACTCCAGGATCACCGGCGCGTTGTCCGCGCACAGGGTGTCACCGGTGGTCGTGTCCTTCAGGCCCATGACGGCGACGATGTCGCCGGCGCCCACGCGGTCGATCTCCTCCCGCTTGTTCGCGTGCATCCGGTAGATCTTGCCGATCCGCTCCTTCTTGCCCTTGGTGCTGTTGAGCACCTGGGTACCGGCCGCGAGCACCCCGGAGTAGACCCGGATGTAGGTGAGCTTGCCCAGGTGCGGGTCACTCATGATCTTGAAGGCGAGGGCCGAGAACGGCTCGGACTCACTCGGCCTGCGCGCCACGATCTTGGTCTCGTCGCCGACCGCGTGGCCCTCGACGGCCTCGACGTCCAGCGGCGAGGGCAGGTAGCGCACGACCGCGTCCAGCATGGGCTGCACGCCCTTGTTCTTGAACGCGGAGCCGGCGAGGACCGGGTTGAGCTTGCCGGCGATGGTCGCGCGCCGGATCGCTGCGATCAGGTCGCCCTCGGACGGCTCCTTTCCCTCGAGGTACAGCTCCATCATCTCGTCGTCGGACTCGGCGATGGTCTCGAGCATGCGGTCCCGCCACTCGCGGGCGACGTCCAGGTGCGTGGCCGGGATGTCCTCGGTGTCGTACTCGTCGCCCTTGCCCTCGGTGTGCCACAGAAGGGCGCGCATCCCGACGAGGTCGATGACCCCCTTGAAGTCGGCCTCCGCACCGATAGGCACCTGCAGCACGAGCGGGATGGCGTTGAGCCGGGTGACGATCATTTCGACGCAGCGGTGGAACTCGGCACCCACCCGGTCCAGCTTGTTGATGAAGCAGATCCGGGGCACGTTGTAGCGGTCGGCCTGCCGCCAGACCGTCTCGGACTGCGGCTCCACTCCCGCGACACCGTCGAAGACCGCCACAGCGCCGTCGAGCACCCGCAGCGAGCGCTCCACCTCGACGGTGAAGTCGACGTGGCCGGGAGTGTCGATGATGTTGATCGTGTGGTCGTCCCACGAGCAGGTCGTCGCGGCCGACGTGATCGTGATGCCGCGCTCCTGCTCCTGCGGCATCCAGTCCATCGTGGCGGCGCCCTCGTGGACCTCACCGATCTTGTAGTTGATCCCGGTGTAGAACAGGATC
This DNA window, taken from Actinomycetes bacterium, encodes the following:
- the fusA gene encoding elongation factor G; amino-acid sequence: MAHIDAGKTTTTERILFYTGINYKIGEVHEGAATMDWMPQEQERGITITSAATTCSWDDHTINIIDTPGHVDFTVEVERSLRVLDGAVAVFDGVAGVEPQSETVWRQADRYNVPRICFINKLDRVGAEFHRCVEMIVTRLNAIPLVLQVPIGAEADFKGVIDLVGMRALLWHTEGKGDEYDTEDIPATHLDVAREWRDRMLETIAESDDEMMELYLEGKEPSEGDLIAAIRRATIAGKLNPVLAGSAFKNKGVQPMLDAVVRYLPSPLDVEAVEGHAVGDETKIVARRPSESEPFSALAFKIMSDPHLGKLTYIRVYSGVLAAGTQVLNSTKGKKERIGKIYRMHANKREEIDRVGAGDIVAVMGLKDTTTGDTLCADNAPVILESMTFPAPVIHVAIEPKSKADQEKLGTAIQRLAEEDPTFQVRTDEETGQTIIAGMGELHLDVLVDRMRREFKVEANVGKPQVAYRETITKAVEKVDYTHKKQTGGSGQFAKVQISVEPSGGEVDGGYEFVNKVTGGRIPREYIPSVDAGCQEAMEYGVLAGYPLVDVKVTLLDGQYHEVDSSELAFKIAGSMAFKEAARKAGPVLMEPMMAVEVTTPEDFMGDVIGDLNSRRGQIQAMDERSGARVIRALVPLSEMFGYVGDLRSRTQGRASYSMQFDSYAQVPKNVSEEIIAKARGE